A portion of the Fusobacterium nucleatum genome contains these proteins:
- a CDS encoding DUF1016 domain-containing protein, giving the protein MLLNFLDTNLYSAQGKAITNFSRLLPDTKSDLAKETLKDPYNFDFLTLTEGYKEKELEEALTSNITNFLLELGQGFAFVGRQVPIMVGSKEMFIDLLFYHLELRCYVELKVTELEPSYVGQLGVYIAAINHQRKKDMDNETLGLLICKTKDNVVAEYALESSREPIGISEYNLSKLLPKNYKSSLPSIEEIEEKLK; this is encoded by the coding sequence ATGCTTTTAAATTTTTTAGATACAAATTTATATTCTGCACAAGGAAAAGCAATTACAAATTTTTCTAGATTGTTACCTGATACAAAAAGTGATTTAGCAAAGGAGACATTAAAAGATCCATATAATTTTGATTTTTTAACTTTAACAGAAGGATATAAAGAGAAGGAACTAGAAGAAGCATTAACAAGTAATATAACTAATTTTTTATTAGAATTAGGACAAGGATTCGCATTTGTTGGAAGACAGGTTCCTATTATGGTTGGTTCAAAAGAAATGTTCATTGATTTATTATTCTATCATTTGGAACTGAGATGTTATGTAGAACTCAAAGTTACAGAATTAGAACCATCATATGTAGGACAATTAGGAGTTTATATTGCTGCAATAAATCATCAAAGAAAAAAAGATATGGATAATGAAACCTTAGGTCTTTTAATATGTAAAACAAAAGATAATGTAGTTGCAGAATATGCTTTAGAATCTAGTAGGGAACCTATTGGAATTTCAGAATATAATTTATCTAAATTATTACCTAAGAATTATAAGAGTAGTTTACCTAGTATAGAAGAGATTGAAGAAAAATTAAAATGA
- a CDS encoding site-specific DNA-methyltransferase, giving the protein MIYIDPPYNTGKDFVYKDNFTDNIENYKEITGQINKEGIKLTTNTETNGRYHSDWLNMMYPRLKLARNLLTDDGVIFISIDDNEQANLKKICDEIFGEENFIAQLSTIMNLKGNNDEFGFSGTHEFTVVYSKEKVSLKLNNLTVDEEELNDWKEDELGLYKQGANLKSTGVNAPREKRPNLFFPIFIDKNNNIFVTDDNSKPENYEGELEILYPITDTQEMSWRWSKSKFKNEFQNIIVSRFENNISIYKKQRPTLGDLPSKKPKTVFYKPEYSSGNGTAQIKFLFNKKVFSNPKPIELIKDFFILGTNKNSIVLDFFSGSATTAHSVMQLNAEDEGNRKYIMVQLPELCDKSSEAYKAGYKNICEIGKQRIRRAGEKIKSDESLPIENREKLDVGFKVFKLDSSNIKEWDTNTEDLQQSLLDSMENVKIDRSSLDILYEILLKYGLDLNIPIEENKNFYSIGGGSLLVSLDKEINDEVINSICEEYKKLLEIDKDFKTTVILRDNSFKNDVDKTNAIKKLEQVGISEIRSI; this is encoded by the coding sequence ATGATATATATTGATCCTCCATATAATACAGGAAAAGATTTTGTCTATAAAGATAATTTTACAGATAATATAGAAAATTATAAAGAAATAACAGGACAAATAAATAAAGAAGGAATTAAATTAACAACTAATACAGAAACTAATGGTAGATATCATTCTGATTGGTTAAATATGATGTATCCAAGATTAAAGTTAGCAAGGAATTTACTAACAGATGATGGAGTAATATTTATATCAATAGATGATAATGAACAAGCAAATTTAAAAAAGATATGTGATGAGATATTTGGGGAAGAAAACTTTATAGCGCAATTATCTACAATAATGAATTTAAAAGGGAACAATGATGAATTTGGATTCTCAGGGACACATGAATTTACAGTAGTATATTCTAAAGAAAAAGTTTCTTTAAAGTTAAATAATTTAACAGTAGATGAGGAAGAATTAAATGATTGGAAAGAAGATGAGTTGGGTTTATACAAGCAGGGAGCTAATTTAAAATCAACTGGTGTAAATGCACCTCGTGAAAAAAGACCTAACTTATTTTTTCCTATTTTTATTGATAAAAATAATAATATATTTGTTACAGATGATAATTCTAAACCAGAAAATTATGAAGGTGAATTAGAGATACTTTATCCAATAACTGATACACAAGAAATGTCTTGGCGTTGGAGTAAATCAAAGTTTAAAAATGAATTTCAAAATATTATTGTATCAAGATTTGAAAACAATATAAGTATTTATAAAAAACAAAGGCCAACACTAGGAGACTTACCTTCTAAAAAACCTAAAACAGTTTTTTACAAACCTGAATATAGTAGTGGAAATGGAACGGCTCAAATAAAATTTTTATTTAATAAAAAAGTATTTTCTAATCCTAAACCTATAGAATTAATTAAAGATTTTTTTATATTGGGGACAAACAAAAATTCAATAGTTCTTGATTTCTTCTCAGGTTCAGCAACAACAGCCCATTCAGTAATGCAACTAAATGCAGAAGATGAAGGAAATAGAAAATATATAATGGTACAACTACCTGAATTATGTGATAAAAGTTCAGAAGCCTATAAAGCAGGATATAAAAATATCTGTGAAATAGGAAAACAAAGAATAAGAAGAGCTGGAGAAAAGATAAAATCAGATGAAAGTCTGCCAATAGAAAATAGAGAAAAATTAGATGTAGGTTTCAAAGTATTTAAGCTAGATTCCTCAAATATAAAAGAATGGGATACAAATACAGAAGATTTACAACAAAGTCTGTTAGATTCAATGGAAAATGTAAAAATAGACAGAAGTTCATTGGATATTTTATATGAAATTCTATTAAAGTATGGATTAGACTTAAATATACCAATAGAAGAAAATAAAAATTTTTATTCAATAGGTGGAGGAAGTTTGTTAGTGAGTTTGGATAAAGAAATTAATGATGAAGTGATAAATTCAATATGTGAAGAATATAAAAAATTATTAGAAATAGATAAAGATTTTAAGACAACAGTAATATTGAGAGATAATTCATTTAAAAATGATGTAGATAAAACAAATGCAATAAAGAAATTAGAGCAAGTTGGAATAAGTGAAATTAGAAGTATATAA
- a CDS encoding DUF4391 domain-containing protein yields MEVFNLPNRCKIDKNIPKEIIYKNAEADEKLKRIFIDNVEKIRFMYLLNFSNSNIQNYINDKERFEEIDFIKIILKEKGKENIISKLFHQLIPKSTVIILEFKNEILISVSDKRTDKEKIILGEVFNSNWIDIENKMLDELDYKKLNSTNLKLFYENIIEKVRIINLSRELNYKNSIKSENIDLLEELNKEIEELKLLRKKETQINRIAEIQTKLLKKVEERNKILRKE; encoded by the coding sequence ATGGAAGTATTTAATCTACCAAATAGATGTAAAATTGATAAAAATATTCCCAAAGAAATAATATATAAAAATGCTGAAGCTGACGAAAAGTTAAAAAGGATTTTTATAGATAATGTTGAAAAAATAAGATTTATGTATTTATTAAATTTCTCTAATTCCAATATACAAAATTACATAAATGATAAAGAAAGATTTGAAGAGATTGACTTTATTAAAATTATTTTAAAAGAAAAGGGAAAAGAAAATATAATATCAAAATTATTTCATCAACTTATTCCTAAAAGTACTGTTATTATATTAGAGTTTAAAAATGAAATTTTAATATCTGTAAGTGATAAAAGAACTGATAAAGAAAAAATAATTTTAGGAGAAGTGTTTAATAGTAATTGGATAGATATAGAAAATAAAATGTTAGACGAATTAGATTATAAAAAATTAAATTCAACAAACTTAAAGTTATTTTATGAAAATATTATAGAAAAAGTAAGAATTATAAATTTAAGTAGGGAGTTAAATTATAAAAATAGTATTAAAAGTGAAAATATAGATTTATTGGAAGAACTAAATAAAGAAATAGAAGAGTTAAAACTTCTAAGAAAAAAGGAAACTCAAATAAATAGAATAGCTGAAATTCAAACTAAATTATTAAAAAAGGTAGAAGAAAGAAATAAGATATTAAGAAAAGAATAA
- a CDS encoding ATP-binding protein yields the protein MFSREIGRVISVDSFKIMIELDENIKGTHKSGYYDIYEVAKVNSYVIIPIGSDKIVALITRVKTFEDSEIEKSTGGIRFSKSKRHLIATMLGTITEENKYEEGIYNYPVLDNPVWYIIKEDLEKIFDSSSKKDVDYQKDFYLPIGKNGSFKDYDIKINPDKFFTKHSAILGNTGSGKSCTVTSILQSLFNYNYSKESDKEDKLKSATIIIFDTNGEYKSAFEGYENINAFTISEEGMKVPYWFMNYEDFEYLFEPSAGTQAPILKKALGISKISTKKNEKLKEKIHITYFNQLIELKKLLEINNKDLLNFIYNRLESLKESFIEKYPEYRGICEILNNVYSIKEKLEENYGIKIKEGKKIEYEIIEKSYDNLATEIDNLVNCNSVLVDSNIDIPKYFDFKKLISSDLDRALEELGENNLRNKDYLSGLKMRLSGFSSDLRKAEPLMFDSKEYQLLNYLEYIFGIKITDSNNPFSLFKKRIIDNENKNQIIILDLSLLPFELLETITGLIGRLILEFTQRINKVEDYKNRRGEYPIALILEEAQNYIPEVDKNGKKSITKKVFERIAREGRKFGVSLIVSSQRPSELSKTILSQCNTFIVHKLQNPEDQRYIRQIVSSANEELLNQLPILPQQHAIIMGEAVRTPSQVKINDITKKPDSNNPKFIEQWLKGKSEIEIKPVTDKWLDIDKKDDKEIVEIKETTNKIEETN from the coding sequence ATGTTCAGTAGAGAAATTGGAAGAGTTATAAGTGTAGATAGTTTTAAAATTATGATAGAGCTTGATGAAAATATAAAAGGAACTCATAAAAGTGGATACTACGATATATATGAAGTAGCAAAAGTTAATTCTTATGTAATTATTCCAATTGGAAGTGATAAAATAGTTGCTTTAATAACAAGGGTAAAGACATTTGAGGATTCTGAAATAGAAAAATCAACAGGTGGAATAAGATTCTCAAAGTCTAAAAGACATTTAATTGCTACAATGCTAGGGACTATCACAGAAGAAAATAAGTATGAAGAAGGAATATATAACTATCCTGTTTTAGATAATCCTGTTTGGTATATAATAAAAGAGGACTTAGAAAAAATTTTTGATAGTTCTTCTAAGAAAGATGTTGATTATCAAAAAGATTTTTATCTTCCAATAGGTAAAAATGGCAGTTTTAAAGATTATGATATAAAGATTAATCCAGATAAATTTTTTACAAAGCATTCTGCTATTCTAGGGAATACAGGTTCTGGAAAATCTTGTACAGTTACTTCTATATTACAATCACTTTTTAATTATAATTACTCAAAGGAAAGTGATAAAGAAGATAAATTAAAAAGTGCAACAATAATCATATTTGATACAAATGGTGAGTATAAAAGTGCTTTTGAAGGATATGAAAATATAAATGCTTTTACAATTTCTGAAGAAGGTATGAAAGTACCTTATTGGTTTATGAATTATGAAGATTTTGAATACCTTTTTGAACCTTCAGCTGGAACTCAAGCACCAATATTAAAAAAAGCTTTGGGGATTTCAAAAATTTCAACTAAAAAAAATGAGAAACTAAAAGAAAAAATTCATATTACATATTTTAATCAATTAATAGAATTGAAAAAACTTTTAGAAATAAATAACAAAGATTTATTAAATTTTATCTATAATAGACTAGAAAGTCTAAAAGAAAGCTTTATTGAAAAGTATCCCGAATATAGAGGTATATGTGAGATATTAAATAATGTGTATTCAATAAAAGAAAAATTAGAAGAAAATTATGGAATAAAAATTAAAGAAGGAAAAAAAATAGAGTATGAAATAATAGAGAAAAGTTATGATAACTTAGCAACTGAGATTGATAACTTGGTAAACTGTAATAGTGTGTTAGTAGATTCTAATATAGATATTCCAAAGTATTTTGATTTTAAAAAATTAATTTCTAGTGATTTAGATAGAGCATTAGAAGAATTAGGAGAAAATAATTTAAGAAATAAAGATTATCTATCTGGGTTAAAAATGAGATTGTCTGGTTTTTCTAGTGATTTAAGAAAAGCAGAACCTTTAATGTTTGATAGCAAAGAGTATCAGTTATTGAATTATTTAGAATATATTTTTGGAATAAAAATTACTGATTCTAATAATCCATTTTCTTTATTTAAAAAGAGAATAATTGATAATGAAAATAAAAATCAAATTATAATTTTAGATTTATCATTACTACCATTTGAACTTTTAGAAACAATAACAGGGCTTATAGGAAGATTAATTTTAGAGTTTACCCAAAGAATTAATAAGGTTGAGGATTATAAGAATAGAAGAGGAGAGTATCCAATAGCTTTAATTTTAGAAGAAGCACAAAACTATATTCCTGAAGTAGATAAAAACGGTAAGAAATCAATAACAAAAAAAGTATTTGAGAGAATTGCTCGTGAAGGAAGAAAGTTTGGAGTATCATTAATAGTTTCATCACAAAGACCATCAGAGTTATCAAAGACAATATTATCTCAATGTAATACTTTTATTGTGCATAAATTACAAAATCCTGAAGATCAAAGGTATATTAGACAAATAGTTTCATCAGCTAATGAAGAACTATTAAATCAATTACCAATTTTACCACAACAGCATGCTATCATTATGGGAGAAGCTGTAAGAACACCAAGTCAAGTAAAGATAAATGATATTACAAAAAAACCAGATAGTAATAATCCTAAATTTATTGAACAATGGTTAAAAGGAAAAAGTGAAATTGAAATAAAGCCTGTAACAGATAAATGGTTAGATATAGATAAAAAAGATGATAAAGAAATAGTAGAAATTAAGGAGACTACTAATAAAATTGAAGAAACAAATTAA
- a CDS encoding SIR2 family protein, whose protein sequence is MDSKNENTENLSKKKVPNKDEEFNNFFFVGGDDWIKNEKESISKEKKNKIKLFLKKYLLLDNVNFLFGTGSSIHLGAETIQGIPQKVTDKIEEKDEIKYLFEKLKDKYVDKIKEEIRKGKDYFIWEDKVIKPIIDKIFDNLKENLEISEEDEIEKIKFKKDIEKELKFNSKKIDSKDIIKTIFTSDNIKKYIINLDEVNENLKKITEEVKLKLELLKLINKDKKINLKEAIMNEKFNDEEKEKIYKLGIEVKLENFLNYLYALKYLMEQSEGLISKEEIDIEKLEQLIKSIKKAIFKMCDIDKISFDDNLFFKREANSVISAKIKIETRKKMEKEGRYTYHKSLLTSLLQRPLNLRRTNIFTLNYDLAFEYACDELGIEYINGFVGFNERNFRPEVYNYDFFFPGDTTEGKVRRIERVIKYYKLHGSLNWVYKNQNKNNPYGLYEIPIELVRMKLENKMDNLGDIMIYPTSSKKEYTLNFPYSELFRKFADRLQQPEAVLFVVGYSFYDEHVNDIIYQALANPSFTLIIVDFNGTQSGGEIKRLNDLKDPRIIISQGGELGDFKYFSKELLPTMDQEDTRIKVMNSIEKLYPKEDDEKSEV, encoded by the coding sequence TTGGATAGTAAAAATGAAAATACAGAAAATTTAAGTAAAAAAAAGGTTCCAAATAAAGATGAAGAATTTAATAACTTCTTTTTTGTGGGAGGAGATGATTGGATAAAAAACGAAAAAGAAAGTATAAGTAAAGAAAAGAAAAATAAAATAAAATTATTTTTAAAAAAATATTTGTTGTTGGACAATGTTAATTTTTTGTTTGGAACGGGGAGTTCTATTCATTTAGGGGCAGAAACTATTCAAGGAATCCCTCAAAAAGTAACAGATAAAATAGAGGAAAAGGATGAAATCAAATATTTGTTTGAGAAATTAAAAGATAAATATGTAGATAAAATAAAAGAAGAAATAAGAAAAGGAAAAGATTATTTTATTTGGGAAGATAAAGTGATAAAACCAATTATAGATAAAATATTTGATAATCTAAAGGAAAATTTAGAGATATCTGAAGAAGATGAGATAGAAAAAATAAAATTTAAAAAAGATATAGAAAAAGAATTGAAGTTTAATAGTAAAAAAATAGATTCAAAAGATATTATAAAAACTATATTTACTAGTGATAATATTAAAAAATATATTATAAATTTAGATGAAGTAAATGAAAATTTAAAAAAAATTACTGAAGAAGTTAAATTAAAGTTAGAATTATTAAAGTTAATTAATAAAGATAAGAAAATAAATTTAAAAGAAGCTATAATGAATGAAAAGTTTAATGATGAGGAAAAAGAAAAAATCTATAAATTGGGAATAGAAGTAAAATTAGAAAATTTTCTTAACTATTTATATGCTTTAAAGTATTTGATGGAGCAATCAGAAGGTTTAATATCAAAAGAAGAGATAGATATAGAGAAATTAGAACAACTAATAAAAAGTATAAAAAAAGCAATATTTAAAATGTGTGATATTGATAAAATTTCTTTTGATGACAATCTATTTTTTAAAAGAGAAGCTAATAGTGTAATAAGTGCTAAAATAAAAATAGAAACAAGAAAAAAAATGGAAAAGGAAGGAAGGTACACATATCATAAAAGTCTTTTAACTTCTCTTCTTCAAAGACCACTAAATCTTAGAAGAACGAATATCTTTACTTTAAATTATGACTTAGCTTTTGAATATGCTTGTGACGAATTAGGAATAGAATATATTAATGGATTTGTTGGATTTAATGAAAGAAATTTTAGACCAGAGGTATATAACTATGATTTCTTTTTTCCAGGAGATACAACTGAAGGAAAAGTAAGAAGAATTGAAAGAGTTATTAAATATTATAAACTACATGGTTCATTGAACTGGGTTTATAAAAATCAGAATAAGAATAATCCATATGGATTATATGAAATTCCGATTGAATTAGTTAGAATGAAATTAGAAAATAAAATGGATAATCTAGGAGATATAATGATTTATCCAACTTCTTCTAAAAAAGAATATACATTAAATTTTCCATATTCAGAATTATTTAGAAAATTTGCAGATAGACTTCAACAACCTGAAGCTGTTTTATTTGTTGTTGGATATAGTTTTTATGATGAACATGTAAATGATATTATATATCAAGCATTGGCTAATCCTTCATTTACACTTATTATAGTAGATTTTAATGGAACCCAAAGTGGAGGAGAAATCAAAAGGTTAAATGATTTAAAAGACCCAAGAATTATTATATCACAAGGTGGAGAATTAGGAGATTTTAAATATTTTTCAAAAGAATTACTACCTACTATGGATCAGGAGGACACAAGAATAAAAGTTATGAATAGTATAGAAAAATTATATCCAAAAGAAGATGATGAAAAAAGCGAGGTGTAA
- a CDS encoding DEAD/DEAH box helicase has protein sequence MPTFVENKKDINREFKLSGSYERGLAGDRYEMKLKNELKQSEIAKECAEWIRKKVEVRAYDEEYSLPQKMYIMEQNESENSYIVGSADFTSSGLGIVPSNKIEMNSYEKNTNSTQMWLMQFNMLWNNNEKVKDVKKALLNSLEVVYKENTSEFIYFVTLYNIFKDYLNELTEEEIVKSKTGFKDSIVWNKLYNFQKDGVLGAIDKLEKYNGCILADSVGLGKTFEALAIIKYYELRNNRVLVLCPKKLRENWLTYRANRRDNILEKDRLNYDVLNHTDLSRYTGYSGDINLEEIYWENYDLIVIDESHNFRNNNNSKDNKETRYSRLLNQIIKKGIKTKVLMLSATPVNNRMNDLKNQIAFATEGNDNALSAHGIKSIEQTLRKAQMSFNKWNDLQEENKNIENLLEMLEVDYFKLLDMLTIARSRKHIQKYYDTTSIGKFPKRLNPINVKVDVDTKNDFIKLAELNKLIRSLSLAIYSPMKYVLPSKVKEYSKKYDTDTGKSVFKQVDREESLVHLMRINILKRMESSIYSFGITVSKILKNIDLTLEKLNNFEDIEEDFNIEELDIDDSRLDSVLIGSKNVKIHLKDIDKIRWESELEADKLILEKILNEASKITTDRDKKLIELQELIKKKAENPLNKENKKIIIFTAFADTAKYLYENISKYVLDELGLYSAIVTGSDNPKTNLTDIRIEFNNILTNFSPKSKERRDKDKPEIDILIATDCISEGQNLQDCDYLINYDIHWNPVRIIQRFGRIDRIGSQNEVIQLVNFWPNMELDEYIHLESRVSGRMVMLDMSATGEENIIEERTTMNDLEYRKKQLIQLQEQVPDIEDINGSISITDLSFNDFKMDLVNYMKNHKELLEKAPTGMYAIAKSNIDEAVKGVMFCLKKINQNIKPSEYNTLNPYFFVYIKDNGEILLNFIQSKKILDIYKKICSGENELYPELIKEFNEETNNAKNMSKFTDFLEKTVENIVGKEEEKGIESLFSFDKTTLNKSVQNMDDFELISFLVIK, from the coding sequence ATGCCAACTTTTGTGGAAAATAAAAAAGATATAAATAGAGAATTTAAATTAAGTGGGAGTTATGAAAGAGGACTTGCTGGTGACAGGTATGAGATGAAATTAAAAAATGAGCTTAAACAATCTGAAATAGCAAAGGAATGTGCAGAGTGGATAAGAAAAAAAGTAGAAGTTAGAGCTTATGATGAAGAGTATTCCTTACCACAAAAAATGTATATAATGGAACAAAATGAAAGCGAAAACTCATATATTGTAGGCAGTGCTGATTTCACTTCTAGTGGATTAGGGATAGTTCCATCTAATAAAATAGAAATGAATAGCTATGAAAAAAATACAAATTCAACTCAAATGTGGCTAATGCAATTTAATATGTTATGGAATAATAATGAGAAAGTAAAAGATGTAAAAAAAGCATTATTAAATAGCTTAGAAGTAGTTTATAAAGAAAATACTTCTGAATTTATTTATTTTGTTACTTTATATAATATTTTCAAGGATTATTTAAATGAATTAACAGAAGAAGAAATAGTTAAAAGTAAAACAGGTTTTAAAGATAGCATAGTATGGAATAAGCTATATAATTTTCAAAAAGATGGAGTATTAGGAGCTATTGATAAATTAGAAAAATATAATGGTTGTATACTAGCTGATTCTGTTGGACTTGGAAAGACATTTGAAGCACTTGCCATTATAAAATATTATGAGTTAAGAAATAATAGGGTATTAGTATTATGCCCTAAAAAGTTAAGAGAAAATTGGCTAACTTACAGAGCAAATAGAAGAGATAATATTTTAGAAAAAGATAGATTAAATTATGATGTATTGAATCATACAGACCTTTCAAGATATACGGGATATAGTGGAGATATTAATTTAGAAGAAATATATTGGGAAAACTATGATTTAATAGTAATTGATGAATCACATAATTTTAGAAATAATAACAATAGTAAAGATAATAAAGAAACTAGATATTCAAGATTACTTAATCAAATAATAAAAAAGGGAATAAAAACAAAAGTATTGATGCTTTCTGCAACACCTGTAAATAATAGAATGAATGATTTAAAAAATCAAATTGCTTTTGCAACAGAAGGTAATGATAATGCCTTGTCTGCACATGGAATAAAAAGTATAGAGCAAACTTTAAGAAAAGCACAGATGTCTTTTAATAAATGGAATGATTTACAAGAAGAAAATAAAAATATTGAAAATTTATTAGAAATGCTAGAAGTAGACTATTTTAAACTTTTAGATATGCTGACTATTGCTAGATCTAGAAAACATATTCAAAAGTATTATGACACTACTAGCATTGGAAAATTTCCTAAAAGATTGAATCCTATAAATGTAAAAGTTGATGTAGATACAAAAAATGATTTTATTAAGCTTGCTGAATTAAATAAACTTATAAGAAGTTTGAGTTTAGCAATCTATTCACCTATGAAATATGTTTTGCCAAGTAAAGTCAAAGAGTATAGCAAGAAATACGATACAGATACTGGAAAATCAGTATTTAAACAAGTTGATAGAGAAGAAAGTTTAGTTCATTTGATGAGAATTAATATTTTAAAAAGAATGGAAAGTTCAATATACTCATTTGGAATAACTGTTTCTAAAATTTTGAAAAATATAGACTTAACCTTAGAAAAATTAAATAATTTTGAAGATATTGAAGAAGATTTTAACATTGAAGAATTAGATATTGATGATAGTAGGTTAGATAGTGTTTTAATTGGAAGTAAGAATGTTAAGATACATCTAAAAGATATAGATAAAATAAGATGGGAATCTGAATTAGAAGCAGATAAGTTAATACTTGAAAAAATTTTAAATGAAGCTAGTAAAATTACTACTGATAGGGATAAAAAACTAATAGAATTACAAGAGCTAATAAAGAAAAAAGCAGAAAATCCATTAAATAAAGAAAATAAAAAAATTATTATCTTTACTGCTTTTGCTGATACAGCAAAGTATTTATATGAGAATATTTCAAAATATGTTTTAGATGAATTAGGCTTGTATTCGGCAATAGTAACTGGAAGTGATAATCCTAAAACTAATTTAACAGATATTAGAATAGAATTTAATAATATATTGACAAATTTTTCTCCTAAATCAAAAGAAAGAAGAGATAAAGATAAACCAGAGATAGATATTTTAATAGCAACTGATTGTATATCAGAAGGACAAAATTTACAAGATTGTGATTATTTAATAAATTATGATATTCATTGGAATCCAGTTAGAATAATTCAAAGATTTGGAAGAATAGACAGAATAGGTTCTCAAAATGAAGTTATCCAACTTGTGAATTTTTGGCCTAATATGGAACTAGATGAATATATACATTTAGAATCAAGAGTAAGTGGAAGAATGGTAATGTTAGATATGTCTGCTACTGGTGAAGAAAATATAATAGAAGAAAGAACAACTATGAATGATTTAGAATATAGAAAGAAACAACTTATACAACTTCAAGAACAAGTACCTGATATTGAAGATATTAATGGAAGTATTTCTATAACAGATTTATCGTTTAATGATTTTAAAATGGATTTAGTAAATTATATGAAGAACCATAAGGAACTTTTAGAAAAAGCACCTACTGGAATGTATGCAATAGCTAAAAGTAATATTGATGAAGCTGTAAAAGGTGTTATGTTTTGCTTGAAAAAAATAAATCAAAATATAAAACCAAGTGAATATAATACTTTAAATCCATATTTCTTTGTTTATATAAAAGATAATGGAGAAATTTTATTGAATTTTATCCAAAGTAAAAAAATATTAGATATCTATAAAAAAATATGTAGTGGGGAAAATGAACTTTATCCAGAGTTAATAAAAGAATTTAATGAGGAAACTAACAATGCTAAGAATATGAGTAAATTTACAGATTTTTTAGAAAAAACTGTTGAAAATATAGTAGGAAAAGAAGAAGAAAAAGGAATTGAAAGTTTGTTTAGCTTTGATAAGACTACATTAAATAAATCAGTACAAAATATGGATGATTTTGAACTTATATCATTTTTGGTAATAAAGTAG
- a CDS encoding site-specific DNA-methyltransferase (Type III DNA modification enzyme), producing the protein MEKLDGTSMNLVQENIKKLKEIFPEIFIEGRIDFDLLKQILVRGGGYRI; encoded by the coding sequence ATGGAAAAGTTAGATGGAACTAGTATGAATTTAGTTCAAGAAAATATTAAAAAGTTAAAAGAAATTTTTCCAGAGATATTTATAGAAGGAAGAATAGACTTTGATTTATTAAAGCAAATTTTAGTTAGGGGGGGGGGGTACAGGATTTAG
- a CDS encoding DUF1016 N-terminal domain-containing protein: MKNKDTFIINNEEYKKLLLRLKERVKNNQLKAAIKVNYELLDLYWNLGKEIVKKQSEYFWGNAFLKSLSNDLQKEFIGMKGFSLTNLKYIRKFYLFYKKSQ; the protein is encoded by the coding sequence TTGAAAAATAAGGACACATTTATTATAAATAATGAAGAATATAAAAAATTACTTCTTAGATTAAAAGAAAGAGTAAAAAATAATCAATTAAAAGCAGCAATTAAAGTAAATTATGAATTATTAGATTTATATTGGAATTTAGGAAAAGAAATAGTAAAAAAACAATCTGAATATTTTTGGGGAAACGCTTTCTTAAAATCACTGTCAAATGATTTACAAAAAGAATTTATTGGTATGAAAGGTTTTTCTCTTACTAATCTAAAGTATATAAGAAAATTTTATTTGTTTTATAAAAAAAGTCAATAA